A section of the Streptomyces sp. NBC_01408 genome encodes:
- a CDS encoding putative leader peptide, with protein MNGAGIALVSRRHVDLGRMSSAMCPAC; from the coding sequence ATGAATGGAGCTGGAATTGCCTTGGTGAGTCGGCGGCACGTCGACCTCGGCCGCATGTCCAGCGCCATGTGTCCGGCCTGCTGA
- the cysC gene encoding adenylyl-sulfate kinase gives MSVSDQGATVWLTGLPSAGKTTIAYALAERLRTEGHRVEVLDGDEIREFLSAGLGFSREDRHTNVQRIGFVAELLASNGVKALVPVIAPFADSREAVRKRHAAEDTSYLEVHVATPVEVCSERDVKGLYAKQAAGEISGLTGVDDPYEAPESPDLRIESHTQSVQESASALHALLTERGLA, from the coding sequence ATGAGCGTGAGCGACCAGGGCGCCACCGTGTGGCTGACCGGGCTGCCGAGCGCGGGCAAGACCACCATCGCCTACGCGCTGGCCGAGCGGCTGCGCACCGAGGGCCACCGGGTGGAGGTCCTCGACGGCGACGAGATCCGCGAGTTCCTCTCCGCGGGCCTGGGCTTCTCCCGCGAGGACCGGCACACCAACGTCCAGCGGATCGGCTTCGTCGCCGAGCTCCTCGCGAGCAACGGCGTCAAGGCACTGGTACCGGTGATCGCGCCGTTCGCGGACAGCCGTGAGGCCGTCCGCAAGCGGCACGCCGCCGAGGACACCTCGTACCTGGAGGTCCACGTGGCCACCCCGGTGGAGGTCTGCTCGGAGCGTGACGTGAAGGGCCTGTACGCCAAGCAGGCGGCGGGCGAGATCTCCGGTCTGACCGGGGTCGACGACCCGTACGAGGCGCCGGAGTCCCCGGACCTCCGTATCGAGTCGCACACGCAGTCCGTGCAGGAGTCGGCTTCGGCCCTGCACGCGCTGCTCACCGAGAGGGGTCTGGCATGA
- a CDS encoding GNAT family N-acetyltransferase gives MSTITLTTWSLEMTSASDLVPAAVPGPEITIARAEVPSPEFSRFLYASVGGDIHWTDRLSLTRAQWVEQLDRPGVETWVAYDRGTPAGYVEFDPQDDGVVEIVYFGLLPDFRGRRIGGHLLSVGIARAWDLASRWPDREPTRRVWLHTCSLDGPTAMDNYQRRGFKLFKTETESKVESPTPGPWPGA, from the coding sequence ATGAGCACCATCACCCTCACCACCTGGTCCCTGGAAATGACCTCCGCGTCGGACCTCGTCCCGGCGGCCGTCCCGGGCCCGGAGATCACGATCGCCCGCGCCGAGGTCCCGTCCCCGGAGTTCAGCCGCTTCCTCTATGCCTCGGTGGGCGGGGACATCCACTGGACGGACCGGCTGTCGCTGACCCGCGCGCAGTGGGTGGAGCAGCTGGACCGGCCGGGCGTGGAGACCTGGGTCGCCTACGACCGCGGCACCCCGGCGGGGTACGTGGAGTTCGACCCGCAGGACGACGGCGTGGTGGAGATCGTCTACTTCGGCCTCCTCCCGGACTTCCGGGGCCGCCGCATCGGCGGGCACCTGCTGTCGGTGGGCATCGCCCGGGCGTGGGACCTCGCGTCGCGCTGGCCGGACCGGGAGCCGACGCGCCGCGTCTGGCTCCACACGTGCAGCCTGGACGGCCCGACGGCGATGGACAACTACCAGCGCCGCGGCTTCAAGCTCTTCAAGACGGAGACGGAATCCAAGGTGGAGTCCCCGACCCCCGGCCCCTGGCCCGGCGCGTAG
- a CDS encoding YihY/virulence factor BrkB family protein → MQPAKETPEWIPGRLHRARALYRNVSKRKMAWLLLKDTVNSCIEYRILGLAAEAAFFTLLSLPPLFLGLLGLLGYVDNWTDTTTVASIEENILGAVGTVLSDRGVNDIARPLLDDVTGRGRPDLISLGFAFALWSGSRAVNVFIDTITVMYGLDGHRGIVKTRLLAFLLYVIALLIGAIVLPLMVVGPDAVVRLVPWGTEVIAVLYWPTVTLLSIAFLTTLYHVSVPVRSPWIEDVPGALVALAMWVFGSFLLRIYLTNTVEGPTIYGSLAAPVAVLLWIGISAFAVLVGAAVNAAIDRVWPSVATAAAREANERAREAEAAQLIARAAAWRAMAEGESEDDEDEGMPSEFPERWSKFLPPEDYSSRLRNKH, encoded by the coding sequence GTGCAGCCAGCAAAAGAAACACCCGAGTGGATCCCAGGGCGGCTCCATCGGGCCCGCGCCCTCTACCGCAACGTATCGAAGCGCAAGATGGCCTGGCTGCTGCTGAAAGACACCGTCAACTCGTGCATCGAGTACCGCATCCTCGGGCTCGCCGCCGAGGCCGCCTTCTTCACGCTGCTCTCGCTGCCCCCGCTCTTCCTCGGCCTGCTCGGACTGCTGGGCTACGTGGACAACTGGACCGACACCACCACCGTCGCCAGCATCGAGGAGAACATCCTCGGCGCGGTCGGCACGGTCCTCTCCGACCGCGGCGTCAACGACATCGCCCGCCCCCTGCTGGACGACGTGACGGGCCGCGGCCGCCCGGACCTGATCTCCCTCGGCTTCGCCTTCGCCCTGTGGTCGGGGTCCAGGGCGGTGAACGTCTTCATCGACACCATCACCGTCATGTACGGGCTCGACGGGCACCGCGGAATCGTCAAGACCCGGCTGCTGGCCTTCCTGCTGTACGTGATCGCCCTGCTGATCGGCGCGATCGTACTGCCGCTGATGGTGGTGGGACCGGACGCGGTGGTACGGCTCGTGCCCTGGGGCACGGAAGTCATCGCGGTGCTGTACTGGCCGACCGTGACCCTGCTGTCCATCGCCTTCCTCACGACGCTGTACCACGTGTCCGTGCCCGTGCGCTCACCGTGGATCGAGGACGTGCCGGGCGCGCTGGTGGCCCTCGCGATGTGGGTGTTCGGCTCGTTCCTGCTGCGGATCTACCTGACCAACACCGTGGAAGGGCCGACGATCTACGGATCCCTCGCCGCCCCGGTGGCGGTCCTGCTGTGGATCGGCATCTCGGCCTTCGCGGTCCTCGTCGGCGCGGCCGTCAACGCCGCCATCGACCGGGTCTGGCCGTCCGTGGCCACGGCCGCGGCGCGCGAGGCCAACGAACGGGCCCGCGAGGCGGAGGCCGCCCAGCTGATCGCGCGGGCCGCCGCCTGGCGGGCGATGGCGGAGGGCGAGTCGGAGGACGACGAGGACGAGGGCATGCCGTCGGAGTTCCCGGAGCGCTGGTCCAAATTCCTGCCGCCGGAGGACTACTCGTCGCGGCTGCGCAACAAGCACTGA
- a CDS encoding GAF domain-containing protein, translated as MVDVARISAMDARDAARLLKGVRAAALAGDRPPAAPRPEIAESWRRMLAGGVDPDRDARSRMLSAAETEERRHVSPLRELLPVLREGLLPALDEALHIMVVADAEGRLLWREGHRSILRKADRLGFSVGADWDEAVVGTNGVGTALVTRRPVQVFSAEHFVSSHHDWTCAGAPVRDPRDGRLLGVVDVSGPLATMHPATLAWVSSVARLAERELRVRHLESLERLRAVASPLLARLPGRALAVDPHGWTAAVTGLAPTDRVPLPKAFGPGRVWVPQLGDCAVEPLPGGWLLRIAEDRTDASVTRVVLDLSRAGSWSATVYGAAGSWSQELSPRHAELLFLLAESPRGRSAAELSAELFGDPTRTVTVRAEMSRVRRHLAGVLTHRPYRFAAEVEVELIRPQDPAALLPHSTAPAVIRARLGHRGSGMVP; from the coding sequence ATGGTCGATGTGGCGCGCATCTCGGCCATGGACGCGCGGGATGCCGCACGTCTGCTGAAGGGGGTACGGGCGGCCGCGCTGGCCGGGGACCGGCCGCCGGCCGCGCCGCGTCCGGAGATCGCCGAGTCCTGGCGCCGGATGCTGGCCGGCGGGGTGGACCCGGACCGGGACGCCCGCTCGCGCATGCTGTCGGCGGCGGAGACCGAGGAGCGGCGGCACGTGTCACCGCTGCGGGAGCTCCTGCCGGTGCTGCGGGAGGGGCTGCTGCCGGCCCTGGACGAGGCCCTGCACATCATGGTCGTCGCCGACGCGGAGGGCCGGCTGCTGTGGCGGGAGGGCCACCGTTCCATCCTGCGCAAGGCGGACCGGCTCGGCTTCTCGGTGGGCGCCGACTGGGACGAGGCCGTGGTCGGCACGAACGGGGTGGGCACGGCGCTGGTGACCCGGCGGCCGGTGCAGGTGTTCTCGGCGGAGCACTTCGTCTCCAGCCACCACGACTGGACCTGCGCGGGGGCGCCCGTACGGGACCCCCGGGACGGGCGGCTGCTGGGCGTGGTCGACGTCAGCGGGCCGCTGGCCACCATGCATCCGGCGACGCTGGCCTGGGTGAGCTCGGTGGCCCGGCTCGCGGAGCGGGAGCTGCGGGTCCGGCACCTGGAGTCGCTGGAGCGGCTGCGTGCGGTGGCCTCCCCGCTGCTGGCCCGGCTGCCGGGCCGGGCCCTGGCGGTGGACCCCCACGGCTGGACGGCGGCGGTGACGGGGCTGGCCCCGACGGACCGCGTGCCGCTGCCGAAGGCGTTCGGGCCGGGCCGGGTGTGGGTGCCGCAGCTCGGGGACTGCGCGGTGGAGCCGCTGCCCGGCGGCTGGCTGCTGCGGATCGCGGAGGACCGCACGGACGCCTCGGTGACCCGGGTCGTCCTGGACCTCAGCCGGGCGGGCTCCTGGTCGGCGACGGTGTACGGGGCCGCCGGGAGCTGGTCGCAGGAGCTGAGCCCGCGCCACGCGGAGCTGTTGTTCCTGCTCGCGGAGAGCCCGCGGGGGCGCTCGGCGGCGGAGCTCTCGGCGGAGCTGTTCGGCGACCCGACCCGCACGGTGACGGTCCGCGCGGAGATGTCCCGCGTACGGCGCCACCTGGCGGGCGTCCTGACCCACCGGCCGTACCGCTTCGCGGCGGAGGTCGAGGTGGAGCTGATCCGCCCGCAGGATCCCGCCGCGCTGCTCCCGCACTCCACGGCTCCGGCGGTGATCAGGGCCCGCCTGGGCCACCGGGGGTCCGGCATGGTTCCCTGA
- a CDS encoding nitrite/sulfite reductase, with protein MAATPETPAAAPAAAARRKSGRHRGEGQWAVGHHTPLNGNEQFKKDDDGLNVRTRIETIYSKTGFDSIDPNDLRGRMRWWGLYTQRKPGIDGGKTAILEPEELDDKYFMLRVRIDGGRLTTEQLRVIGEISQEFARGTADLTDRQNVQYHWIRIEDVPEIWRRLEAVGLSTTEACGDTPRVILGSPVAGIAQDEIIDGTPAIDEIYRRIVGNPDFSNLPRKFKSAVSGSPLLDVAHEINDIAFVGVTHPEHGPGFDVWVGGGLSTNPKLGVRLGTWVSLDEVPDVYEGVISIFRDYGYRRLRTRARLKFLVADWGPAKFRQVLEDEYLKRKLTDGPAPEQPSGQWRDHVGVHQQQDGRFYVGFAPRVGRVDGATLTKIADVAEQHGSGRLRTTAEQKMIVLDIEADQVDSVVAALEALDLRVKPSPFRRGTMACTGIEFCKLAIVETKARGASLIDELERRLPDFAEPLTININGCPNACARIQVADIGLKGQLVLDDDGNQVEGYQVHLGGALGLEAGFGRKVRGLKVTSDGLPDYVERVVKQYEEQREDGERFAAWVARADEKSLS; from the coding sequence ATGGCCGCCACCCCCGAAACGCCCGCTGCCGCCCCCGCAGCCGCCGCGCGCCGCAAGAGCGGCCGTCACCGCGGTGAGGGCCAGTGGGCCGTCGGACACCACACGCCCCTCAACGGCAACGAGCAGTTCAAGAAGGACGACGACGGTCTCAACGTGCGGACACGCATTGAGACGATCTACTCCAAGACGGGTTTCGACTCGATCGACCCCAACGACCTGCGCGGCCGTATGCGCTGGTGGGGCCTCTACACCCAGCGCAAGCCCGGGATCGACGGCGGCAAGACCGCGATCCTGGAGCCGGAGGAGCTGGACGACAAGTACTTCATGCTGCGCGTGCGCATCGACGGCGGCCGGCTGACCACCGAGCAGCTGCGCGTCATAGGCGAGATCTCCCAGGAGTTCGCGCGCGGTACCGCCGACCTCACCGACCGCCAGAACGTGCAGTACCACTGGATCCGGATCGAGGACGTCCCGGAGATCTGGCGCCGCCTGGAGGCCGTCGGCCTGTCCACCACCGAGGCCTGCGGTGACACGCCCCGCGTCATCCTCGGCTCGCCGGTCGCCGGCATCGCCCAGGACGAGATCATCGACGGCACGCCCGCCATCGACGAGATCTACCGCCGCATCGTGGGCAACCCGGACTTCTCCAACCTGCCGCGCAAGTTCAAGTCCGCGGTCTCCGGCTCGCCGCTGCTCGACGTGGCGCACGAGATCAACGACATCGCCTTCGTCGGCGTGACCCACCCCGAGCACGGCCCCGGCTTCGACGTCTGGGTCGGCGGCGGCCTCTCCACCAACCCCAAGCTGGGTGTGCGCCTGGGCACCTGGGTCTCGCTGGACGAGGTCCCGGACGTCTACGAGGGCGTCATCTCGATCTTCCGCGACTACGGCTACCGCCGCCTGCGCACCCGCGCCCGGCTGAAGTTCCTCGTCGCCGACTGGGGCCCGGCCAAGTTCCGCCAGGTCCTCGAGGACGAGTACCTGAAGCGCAAGCTCACCGACGGCCCCGCGCCCGAGCAGCCCTCCGGCCAGTGGCGCGACCACGTGGGCGTCCACCAGCAGCAGGACGGCCGCTTCTACGTCGGCTTCGCGCCGCGCGTCGGCCGCGTCGACGGCGCCACCCTGACCAAGATCGCGGATGTGGCCGAGCAGCACGGCTCCGGCCGGCTGCGCACCACCGCCGAGCAGAAGATGATCGTGCTCGACATCGAGGCCGACCAGGTCGACTCGGTCGTCGCGGCCCTGGAGGCGCTGGACCTGCGGGTCAAGCCGTCCCCGTTCCGCCGCGGCACGATGGCCTGCACCGGCATCGAGTTCTGCAAGCTGGCCATCGTCGAGACCAAGGCGCGCGGCGCCTCGCTGATCGACGAGCTGGAGCGCCGCCTGCCGGACTTCGCCGAGCCGCTGACCATCAACATCAACGGCTGCCCGAACGCCTGCGCCCGCATCCAGGTGGCGGACATCGGTCTCAAGGGCCAGCTGGTCCTGGACGACGACGGCAACCAGGTGGAGGGCTACCAGGTCCACCTGGGCGGCGCCCTCGGCCTGGAGGCCGGCTTCGGCCGCAAGGTCCGCGGCCTCAAGGTCACCTCGGATGGTCTGCCCGACTACGTCGAGCGGGTCGTCAAGCAGTACGAGGAGCAGCGCGAGGACGGCGAGCGGTTCGCGGCGTGGGTCGCCCGCGCGGACGAGAAGAGCCTCTCGTGA
- a CDS encoding acyl-CoA dehydrogenase family protein: MAATTHTVTNQPPPLVGHDVYGADRALSEGVERHLAQAEPELLAQVREELTGLGLAAGSAQAQEWGTQANECPPKLRTHDRYGNRIDEVEFHPAWHRLLGHAVTNGLTDAWGRPAGHLRRAAGFFVWSQAEAGHGCPVSMTHAAVPALRTDPELAAEWEPRLTSHVYEEGLRPAGQKAGVLFGMGMTEKQGGSDVRANTTAAVPLDASGEYLLTGHKWFCSAPMSDGFLVLAQAPGGLTCFLVPRVLPDGTRNVFAIQRLKDKLGNRSNASSEVEFDGTWARRVGEEGRGVRTIIEMVAATRVDCVIGSAALMRQALTQAVHHADHRSAFGAVLIDQPLMRNVLADLALESEAATTLALRLAAAQDAGTEQEKAFLRLAVPAAKYWVTKRCTPMVAEALECLGGNGYVEESGMPRLLRESPLNSIWEGSGNVQALDVLRALQREPQALGAFLEEVGQARGADHRLDSAIKHLLTELADLEGIEARARRVVERMTLVLQGSLLVRWAPSEVADAFCASRLGGDWGSAFGTLPHSLGLRAIVERARVAGPDAAP, translated from the coding sequence ATGGCAGCCACCACCCACACAGTCACCAATCAGCCCCCGCCGCTCGTGGGCCACGACGTCTACGGCGCGGACCGGGCCCTCAGCGAGGGCGTGGAGCGGCATCTCGCCCAGGCGGAGCCCGAACTCCTCGCCCAGGTAAGGGAGGAACTGACCGGCCTCGGGCTCGCCGCGGGCTCCGCGCAGGCCCAGGAATGGGGTACTCAGGCGAACGAGTGTCCGCCCAAGTTGCGGACGCACGACCGGTACGGCAACCGGATCGACGAGGTGGAGTTCCACCCGGCCTGGCACCGACTGCTCGGGCACGCCGTGACGAACGGGCTGACCGACGCCTGGGGCCGTCCGGCCGGGCATCTGCGCCGGGCCGCGGGGTTCTTCGTGTGGTCGCAGGCCGAGGCGGGGCACGGCTGCCCCGTCTCGATGACGCACGCCGCCGTACCGGCGCTGCGGACCGATCCGGAGCTTGCCGCCGAGTGGGAGCCGCGGCTGACCTCGCACGTGTACGAGGAGGGGCTGCGGCCGGCCGGGCAGAAGGCCGGTGTGCTCTTCGGCATGGGGATGACGGAGAAGCAGGGCGGCAGCGACGTACGGGCGAACACGACGGCCGCGGTGCCGCTGGACGCGTCCGGCGAGTACCTGCTGACCGGGCACAAGTGGTTCTGCTCGGCGCCGATGTCCGACGGGTTCCTGGTGCTGGCGCAGGCCCCGGGAGGGCTGACCTGCTTCCTGGTGCCGCGGGTGCTGCCGGACGGTACGCGCAACGTCTTCGCGATCCAGCGGCTGAAGGACAAGCTGGGCAACCGGTCCAACGCGTCGAGCGAGGTGGAGTTCGACGGGACCTGGGCGCGGCGGGTGGGCGAGGAGGGCCGCGGGGTGCGGACCATCATCGAGATGGTCGCCGCGACCCGGGTGGACTGCGTCATCGGATCGGCCGCGCTGATGCGGCAGGCGCTGACGCAGGCCGTCCACCACGCGGATCACCGCTCTGCTTTCGGAGCGGTGCTCATAGACCAGCCGCTGATGCGCAACGTGCTCGCCGACCTGGCCCTGGAGTCGGAGGCGGCCACCACCCTGGCCCTGCGGCTGGCGGCGGCCCAGGACGCGGGCACCGAGCAGGAGAAGGCCTTCCTGCGCCTCGCCGTGCCCGCCGCCAAGTACTGGGTGACCAAGCGCTGTACGCCGATGGTCGCCGAGGCCCTGGAATGTCTGGGCGGCAACGGCTACGTAGAGGAGTCGGGGATGCCGAGACTGCTGCGCGAATCCCCGCTGAACTCGATCTGGGAGGGCTCGGGCAATGTGCAGGCGCTGGACGTACTGCGCGCCCTGCAGCGCGAGCCGCAGGCGCTGGGCGCCTTCCTGGAGGAGGTCGGGCAGGCCCGGGGCGCCGACCACCGGCTGGATTCGGCCATCAAGCACCTGCTGACGGAGCTCGCCGACCTGGAGGGCATCGAGGCCCGGGCCCGCCGTGTGGTGGAGCGCATGACGCTGGTGCTCCAGGGGTCGCTGCTGGTGCGGTGGGCCCCGTCCGAGGTGGCGGACGCCTTCTGCGCCTCGCGGCTGGGGGGTGACTGGGGCTCGGCCTTCGGCACGCTGCCGCACAGTCTGGGCCTGCGCGCGATCGTGGAACGGGCGCGGGTCGCGGGCCCGGACGCCGCCCCCTAG
- a CDS encoding sulfate adenylyltransferase subunit 1 gives MTSTTEQFADLSATTLLRFATAGSVDDGKSTLVGRLLHDSKSVLTDQMEAVEAVSAQRGQDAPDLALLTDGLRAEREQGITIDVAYRYFATARRRFILADTPGHVQYTRNMVTGASTADLAVVLVDARNGVIEQTRRHAAVAALLRVPHVVLAVNKMDLVGYQESVFAAIAEEFTAYASDLGVPEITAIPISALAGDNVVEPSANMDWYGGPTVLEHLETVPVSHDLTACPARFPVQYVIRPQSAEHPDYRGYAGQIASGVLRVGEAVTVLPSGRTSTVVGIDALGESVDIAWAPQSVTLRLADDIDISRGDLIAPSASAPATTQDVEATVCHVADQPLAVGARVLIKHTTRTVKAIVKEIPSRLTLDDLSQHPNPGQLVANDIGRVVVRTAEPLALDAYADSRRTGSFLLIDPADGTTLAAGMAGESFASKAETTVQADEEGWDF, from the coding sequence ATGACCAGCACCACCGAGCAGTTCGCCGATCTGTCGGCGACCACGCTGCTGCGCTTCGCGACCGCCGGTTCCGTCGACGACGGCAAGTCCACCCTGGTGGGCCGGCTGCTGCACGACTCGAAGTCGGTCCTGACCGACCAGATGGAGGCCGTCGAGGCCGTCTCCGCCCAGCGCGGCCAGGACGCCCCCGACCTCGCGCTGCTCACCGACGGCCTGCGGGCCGAGCGCGAGCAGGGCATCACCATCGACGTCGCGTACCGCTACTTCGCCACCGCGCGCCGCCGGTTCATCCTCGCGGACACCCCCGGGCACGTGCAGTACACCCGGAACATGGTCACCGGCGCCTCCACCGCCGACCTGGCCGTGGTCCTGGTCGACGCCCGCAACGGCGTCATCGAGCAGACCCGCCGGCACGCGGCCGTCGCGGCCCTGCTGCGCGTCCCGCACGTGGTCCTGGCCGTCAACAAGATGGACCTGGTGGGCTACCAGGAGTCCGTCTTCGCGGCGATCGCCGAGGAGTTCACCGCGTACGCCTCGGACCTGGGCGTCCCGGAGATCACCGCCATCCCGATCTCGGCCCTGGCCGGGGACAACGTGGTCGAGCCGTCCGCGAACATGGACTGGTACGGCGGCCCGACGGTCCTGGAGCACCTGGAGACCGTCCCGGTCAGCCACGACCTCACCGCCTGCCCGGCGCGCTTCCCCGTGCAGTACGTGATCCGCCCGCAGTCCGCGGAGCACCCCGACTACCGCGGCTACGCGGGCCAGATCGCCTCCGGCGTGCTGCGCGTCGGCGAGGCCGTGACGGTGCTGCCCTCGGGCCGTACCAGCACGGTCGTGGGCATCGACGCGCTCGGCGAGAGCGTCGACATCGCCTGGGCCCCCCAGTCGGTGACGCTGCGGCTCGCGGACGACATCGACATCTCGCGCGGCGACCTGATCGCGCCGTCCGCGAGCGCCCCGGCCACCACGCAGGACGTCGAGGCGACGGTCTGCCACGTGGCGGACCAGCCGCTGGCCGTCGGCGCCCGGGTGCTGATCAAGCACACGACGCGCACGGTCAAGGCGATCGTCAAGGAGATCCCCTCGCGGCTGACGCTGGACGACCTGTCCCAGCACCCGAACCCCGGTCAGCTCGTGGCCAACGACATCGGCCGCGTGGTCGTCCGTACTGCCGAGCCGCTCGCGCTCGACGCGTACGCCGACTCGCGCCGCACCGGATCGTTCCTGCTGATCGACCCGGCTGACGGAACCACCCTGGCGGCGGGCATGGCGGGCGAGTCCTTCGCCTCCAAGGCCGAGACCACCGTTCAGGCGGATGAAGAAGGGTGGGACTTCTAA
- the cysD gene encoding sulfate adenylyltransferase subunit CysD, with amino-acid sequence MTATVAHVHDETDAPYALSHLDALESEAVHIFREVAGEFEKPVILFSGGKDSIVMLHLALKAFAPAPVPFTLLHVDTGHNFPEVLEYRDRTVEKHGLRLHVASVQEYIDAGKLRERPDGTRNPLQTVPLTEAIQSLKFDAVFGGGRRDEEKARAKERVFSLRDEFSQWDPRRQRPELWQLYNGRHAPGEHVRVFPLSNWTELDVWQYIAREGIELPEIYFAHEREVFQRNGMWLTAGEWGGAKEGETPETRLIRYRTVGDMSCTGAVDSDAATLDAVIAEIAVSRLTERGATRADDKMSEAAMEDRKREGYF; translated from the coding sequence ATGACGGCCACCGTCGCACACGTCCACGACGAGACCGACGCACCTTACGCGCTGTCGCACCTCGACGCCCTCGAGTCGGAGGCCGTGCACATCTTCCGCGAGGTGGCGGGCGAGTTCGAGAAGCCGGTGATCCTGTTCTCCGGCGGCAAGGACTCCATCGTCATGCTGCACCTGGCGCTGAAGGCGTTCGCGCCGGCGCCGGTGCCCTTCACGCTGCTGCACGTCGACACGGGTCACAACTTCCCCGAGGTGCTGGAGTACCGCGACCGCACGGTCGAGAAGCACGGTCTGCGCCTGCACGTGGCGTCCGTCCAGGAGTACATCGACGCGGGCAAGCTGCGCGAGCGTCCGGACGGCACCCGCAACCCGCTGCAGACCGTCCCGCTGACCGAGGCGATCCAGAGCCTCAAGTTCGACGCCGTCTTCGGCGGCGGCCGCCGCGACGAGGAGAAGGCCCGCGCCAAGGAGCGCGTCTTCAGCCTCCGCGACGAGTTCTCCCAGTGGGACCCGCGCCGTCAGCGCCCCGAGCTGTGGCAGCTCTACAACGGCCGCCACGCGCCCGGCGAGCACGTGCGCGTCTTCCCGCTCTCCAACTGGACCGAGCTGGACGTGTGGCAGTACATCGCCCGCGAGGGCATCGAGCTGCCGGAGATCTACTTCGCCCACGAGCGCGAGGTCTTCCAGCGCAACGGCATGTGGCTGACGGCCGGCGAGTGGGGCGGCGCGAAGGAGGGCGAGACGCCCGAGACGCGTCTCATCCGCTACCGCACCGTCGGTGACATGTCCTGCACCGGCGCCGTCGACTCCGACGCCGCCACGCTGGACGCCGTGATCGCCGAGATCGCCGTCTCCCGGCTCACCGAGCGGGGCGCGACCCGCGCCGACGACAAGATGTCCGAGGCCGCGATGGAAGACCGCAAGCGCGAAGGGTACTTCTAA
- a CDS encoding phosphoadenylyl-sulfate reductase produces MTTVQETGTRNLKELAEQAGRDLEDASPLDILRWAADTFGGKFAVTSSMEDAVVAHLASRVRPGVDVVFLDTGYHFEETIGTRDAVEAVMDVNVITLTPRQSVAEQDAEYGPKLHDRDPDLCCALRKVKPLEEGLTAYEAWATGLRRDESPTRANTPVVGWDEKRQKVKVSPIARWTQDDVDAYVAEHGVLTNPLLMDGYASVGCAPCTRRVAEGEDARAGRWAGRGKTECGLHG; encoded by the coding sequence ATGACGACGGTTCAGGAAACCGGGACGAGGAACCTGAAGGAACTGGCCGAGCAGGCGGGCCGGGACCTGGAGGACGCCTCCCCGCTGGACATCCTTCGCTGGGCGGCCGACACCTTCGGCGGGAAGTTCGCCGTGACCTCCTCCATGGAGGACGCGGTCGTCGCCCACCTGGCCTCCCGGGTCCGCCCCGGCGTGGACGTGGTCTTCCTCGACACGGGCTACCACTTCGAGGAGACCATCGGCACCCGTGACGCGGTCGAGGCCGTGATGGACGTCAACGTCATCACGCTCACCCCGCGCCAGAGCGTCGCCGAGCAGGACGCCGAGTACGGGCCGAAGCTGCACGACCGGGACCCCGACCTGTGCTGCGCGCTGCGCAAGGTCAAGCCGCTGGAAGAGGGCCTGACCGCGTACGAGGCGTGGGCGACGGGCCTGCGCCGCGACGAGTCCCCGACCCGGGCGAACACCCCGGTCGTCGGCTGGGACGAGAAGCGGCAGAAGGTCAAGGTCTCGCCGATCGCCCGCTGGACCCAGGACGACGTGGACGCCTACGTCGCCGAGCACGGCGTACTCACCAACCCCCTGCTGATGGACGGTTACGCCTCCGTCGGCTGCGCCCCCTGCACCCGCCGGGTCGCGGAGGGCGAGGACGCCCGGGCCGGCCGCTGGGCCGGACGGGGCAAGACCGAGTGCGGACTGCACGGCTGA